From a region of the Malania oleifera isolate guangnan ecotype guangnan chromosome 12, ASM2987363v1, whole genome shotgun sequence genome:
- the LOC131144690 gene encoding pentatricopeptide repeat-containing protein At1g53600, mitochondrial isoform X2: protein MRTFLFPQRLTNSLSCQSKIVNEHFADLKFSKYTSNYSTCSIQTAPKLKFNSIDTTKSQKIGKFIVFCNSQITKNGRNGTIKEAESIFNRMPCKNIISWTAMLTAYAENGAMAEARRMFDEMPKRNTASWNAMITAYLRNNVRINEACQLFAMMPERNSVSYAAMISGFLRAGMIDKAQKLYSEMPGSWRDPVCSNALISGYLKMGELEEAVRVFEGMVERDVVSWSSMIDGYCKKARIEEARELFERMPKRNVITWTTMINGCMKKGCFEDGFELFMRMRREAFVNVNSNTLTIMFEACGSFVRYDEGIQMHGLVLHVGFEFDVFLGNSVINMYCRFGCMEAANKAFNYMSQRDVVSWNSLITGYVRNDETEQAYIFFEKMPVKDIVSWTTMITGFSAEGSTGKSIQLFNMMPEKDDIAWTAVISGLVSNGQYEESICWFIQMIQKAIRPNPLTLSSILSATADLVALNQGLQFHAYALKMGMEYDLSIQNSLVAMYSKCGSIADAYDIFRNISLPNNISYNSMISGFSQNGFAEEALMLFGKMQNDGLDPNQITFLSVLSACAHMGLVDEGRNYFKYMRSTYHIEPMADHYACMVDLLGRAGLLDEANDLIHSMPFEPHSGVWGALLAASRIHLRLDLANLAAKHLFELQPHNATPYVVLSSLYSAAGRKKDGEQVRTAKKLKGIRKNPGCSWIVIKDKVHLFLVGDQSHLGFKEIKATLLMIAEEMR from the coding sequence ATGCGAACTTTCCTGTTTCCACAACGGTTGACGAACTCTCTCTCATGCCAGTCAAAAATCGTTAATGAACACTTTGCCGACCTAAAGTTTTCGAAGTATACATCCAATTATTCAACTTGCTCGATCCAAACCGCCCCCAAACTCAAATTTAACAGTATTGACACTACAAAAAGTCAGAAAATCGGCAAATTTATTGTTTTCTGCAACTCTCAGATCACGAAAAATGGTAGAAATGGCACTATCAAAGAAGCCGAGTCGATCTTCAATCGCATGCCGTGCAAAAACATCATCTCTTGGACCGCCATGCTCACGGCATATGCTGAGAATGGTGCAATGGCCGAAGCACGGAGGATGTTTGACGAAATGCCCAAGCGAAATACTGCATCGTGGAATGCGATGATCACGGCTTATTTACGTAATAATGTCAGGATAAACGAAGCTTGTCAGTTGTTTGCCATGATGCCTGAGCGTAATTCAGTGTCATATGCTGCCATGATCAGCGGTTTTTTGAGGGCGGGAATGATTGACAAGGCTCAAAAGTTGTACTCCGAGATGCCGGGAAGCTGGCGTGACCCGGTTTGTTCGAACGCGTTGATATCTGGGTATTTGAAGATGGGGGAGTTAGAAGAGGCGGTTCGGGTTTTTGAAGGTATGGTGGAGAGAGATGTGGTTTCGTGGAGTTCTATGATTGATGGATATTGCAAAAAGGCAAGGATAGAGGAAGCTAGAGAGTTGTTTGAGAGGATGCCGAAAAGAAATGTGATCACGTGGACAACAATGATTAATGGGTGTATGAAGAAGGGGTGCTTTGAAGATGGGTTTGAATTGTTCATGCGTATGAGGAGGGAAGCTTTTGTGAATGTTAATTCAAATACCTTGACCATAATGTTTGAAGCTTGTGGCAGTTTTGTTAGATATGATGAAGGAATTCAGATGCACGGGTTGGTTTTGCATGTGGGATTTGAATTTGATGTTTTCTTGGGCAATTCTGTTATTAATATGTATTGTAGATTTGGTTGTATGGAGGCGGCTAATAAAGCATTCAATTATATGAGCCAAAGGGATGTAGTTTCTTGGAATTCTTTAATCACTGGTTATGTTAGAAATGATGAAACTGAACAGGCTTATATATTTTTTGAGAAGATGCCTGTAAAAGATATAGTTTCATGGACAACCATGATTACAGGCTTCTCTGCTGAAGGGAGTACTGGAAAATCAATCCAGTTGTTTAACATGATGCCTGAGAAAGATGACATTGCTTGGACAGCTGTTATTTCAGGGCTCGTAAGCAATGGGCAATACGAGGAGTCTATCTGTTGGTTCATTCAAATGATTCAGAAGGCTATCAGGCCGAACCCTCTTACTCTGAGTAGTATACTTAGTGCTACAGCTGATTTGGTAGCATTAAACCAAGGGCTGCAGTTCCATGCCTATGCTTTGAAGATGGGCATGGAATATGATTTGTCTATCCAAAATTCATTGGTCGCCATGTATTCAAAATGTGGAAGCATAGCTGATGCCTATGATATATTCAGAAATATTAGTTTACCTAATAATATTTCTTATAACTCGATGATTTCTGGGTTTTCTCAGAATGGATTTGCGGAAGAAGCACTTATGTTATTTGGGAAAATGCAAAATGATGGTTTGGATCCTAACCAAATTACCTTCCTTTCAGTTCTTTCAGCCTGTGCCCATATGGGACTTGTAGACGAAGGGCGGAACTACTTCAAATATATGAGATCTACATATCATATTGAACCAATGGCCGATCATTATGCTTGCATGGTTGATCTCCTTGGTCGAGCTGGGCTGCTTGATGAAGCAAATGATTTAATCCATTCAATGCCCTTTGAACCTCATTCTGGTGTTTGGGGAGCACTGCTTGCTGCAAGTAGGATCCACTTGCGTCTTGATCTTGCTAATCTTGCAGCAAAGCACCTTTTCGAATTGCAGCCTCATAATGCAACCCCATATGTTGTCTTGTCTAGCTTATATTCTGCTGCTGGGAGAAAGAAGGATGGAGAGCAGGTAAGAACAGCAAAGAAGCTAAAAGGGATAAGAAAGAATCCAGGGTGCAGTTGGATTGTAATAAAAGATAAGGTTCATTTGTTCCTTGTAGGAGATCAATCCCATTTGGGCTTCAAAGAAATTAAAGCTACTTTATTGATGATTGCTGAAGAAATGAGATGA
- the LOC131144690 gene encoding pentatricopeptide repeat-containing protein At1g53600, mitochondrial isoform X1 — protein sequence MPCKNIISWTAMLTAYAENGAMAEARRMFDEMPKRNTASWNAMITAYLRNNVRINEACQLFAMMPERNSVSYAAMISGFLRAGMIDKAQKLYSEMPGSWRDPVCSNALISGYLKMGELEEAVRVFEGMVERDVVSWSSMIDGYCKKARIEEARELFERMPKRNVITWTTMINGCMKKGCFEDGFELFMRMRREAFVNVNSNTLTIMFEACGSFVRYDEGIQMHGLVLHVGFEFDVFLGNSVINMYCRFGCMEAANKAFNYMSQRDVVSWNSLITGYVRNDETEQAYIFFEKMPVKDIVSWTTMITGFSAEGSTGKSIQLFNMMPEKDDIAWTAVISGLVSNGQYEESICWFIQMIQKAIRPNPLTLSSILSATADLVALNQGLQFHAYALKMGMEYDLSIQNSLVAMYSKCGSIADAYDIFRNISLPNNISYNSMISGFSQNGFAEEALMLFGKMQNDGLDPNQITFLSVLSACAHMGLVDEGRNYFKYMRSTYHIEPMADHYACMVDLLGRAGLLDEANDLIHSMPFEPHSGVWGALLAASRIHLRLDLANLAAKHLFELQPHNATPYVVLSSLYSAAGRKKDGEQVRTAKKLKGIRKNPGCSWIVIKDKVHLFLVGDQSHLGFKEIKATLLMIAEEMR from the coding sequence ATGCCGTGCAAAAACATCATCTCTTGGACCGCCATGCTCACGGCATATGCTGAGAATGGTGCAATGGCCGAAGCACGGAGGATGTTTGACGAAATGCCCAAGCGAAATACTGCATCGTGGAATGCGATGATCACGGCTTATTTACGTAATAATGTCAGGATAAACGAAGCTTGTCAGTTGTTTGCCATGATGCCTGAGCGTAATTCAGTGTCATATGCTGCCATGATCAGCGGTTTTTTGAGGGCGGGAATGATTGACAAGGCTCAAAAGTTGTACTCCGAGATGCCGGGAAGCTGGCGTGACCCGGTTTGTTCGAACGCGTTGATATCTGGGTATTTGAAGATGGGGGAGTTAGAAGAGGCGGTTCGGGTTTTTGAAGGTATGGTGGAGAGAGATGTGGTTTCGTGGAGTTCTATGATTGATGGATATTGCAAAAAGGCAAGGATAGAGGAAGCTAGAGAGTTGTTTGAGAGGATGCCGAAAAGAAATGTGATCACGTGGACAACAATGATTAATGGGTGTATGAAGAAGGGGTGCTTTGAAGATGGGTTTGAATTGTTCATGCGTATGAGGAGGGAAGCTTTTGTGAATGTTAATTCAAATACCTTGACCATAATGTTTGAAGCTTGTGGCAGTTTTGTTAGATATGATGAAGGAATTCAGATGCACGGGTTGGTTTTGCATGTGGGATTTGAATTTGATGTTTTCTTGGGCAATTCTGTTATTAATATGTATTGTAGATTTGGTTGTATGGAGGCGGCTAATAAAGCATTCAATTATATGAGCCAAAGGGATGTAGTTTCTTGGAATTCTTTAATCACTGGTTATGTTAGAAATGATGAAACTGAACAGGCTTATATATTTTTTGAGAAGATGCCTGTAAAAGATATAGTTTCATGGACAACCATGATTACAGGCTTCTCTGCTGAAGGGAGTACTGGAAAATCAATCCAGTTGTTTAACATGATGCCTGAGAAAGATGACATTGCTTGGACAGCTGTTATTTCAGGGCTCGTAAGCAATGGGCAATACGAGGAGTCTATCTGTTGGTTCATTCAAATGATTCAGAAGGCTATCAGGCCGAACCCTCTTACTCTGAGTAGTATACTTAGTGCTACAGCTGATTTGGTAGCATTAAACCAAGGGCTGCAGTTCCATGCCTATGCTTTGAAGATGGGCATGGAATATGATTTGTCTATCCAAAATTCATTGGTCGCCATGTATTCAAAATGTGGAAGCATAGCTGATGCCTATGATATATTCAGAAATATTAGTTTACCTAATAATATTTCTTATAACTCGATGATTTCTGGGTTTTCTCAGAATGGATTTGCGGAAGAAGCACTTATGTTATTTGGGAAAATGCAAAATGATGGTTTGGATCCTAACCAAATTACCTTCCTTTCAGTTCTTTCAGCCTGTGCCCATATGGGACTTGTAGACGAAGGGCGGAACTACTTCAAATATATGAGATCTACATATCATATTGAACCAATGGCCGATCATTATGCTTGCATGGTTGATCTCCTTGGTCGAGCTGGGCTGCTTGATGAAGCAAATGATTTAATCCATTCAATGCCCTTTGAACCTCATTCTGGTGTTTGGGGAGCACTGCTTGCTGCAAGTAGGATCCACTTGCGTCTTGATCTTGCTAATCTTGCAGCAAAGCACCTTTTCGAATTGCAGCCTCATAATGCAACCCCATATGTTGTCTTGTCTAGCTTATATTCTGCTGCTGGGAGAAAGAAGGATGGAGAGCAGGTAAGAACAGCAAAGAAGCTAAAAGGGATAAGAAAGAATCCAGGGTGCAGTTGGATTGTAATAAAAGATAAGGTTCATTTGTTCCTTGTAGGAGATCAATCCCATTTGGGCTTCAAAGAAATTAAAGCTACTTTATTGATGATTGCTGAAGAAATGAGATGA